The Candidatus Methylomirabilis tolerans region TGACAGACATGGTACAAGCGGGCTATGGTGATGGTATTGTGGCGGGAACCGCATGAGGGCGAGGGAGCCAAAGGGCAGTCAGCCTTCTGCTGCGAAGTGATGAAGGCCTTGGAGAAGGTGGCGTTTTGACAGCGTGGTTCTCCCCTGCTATGATGCCTGCCATGTCCGCACTCCACATCAATTGAGGGTAAAGGAAGCTATGAGTCAAGAGGAGTTCTGGTGGCCGTCGAAAAACTGATCCTCGCCACGCCGAGAGGGTTTTGCGCCGGAGTGGACCGCGCCATCGATGTGGTCAAGATCGCCCTGGATCTGTACGACGAGCAGGTGTACGTCCGGAAGGAGATCGTTCATAACCGGCACGTGGTAGACGAGCTCCGGAAAAAGGGGGTGATCTTCGTTGATGATCTGGACGAGGTTCCCGATGGCGCACTGGTTATCTATAGCGCTCACGGGGTCTCTCCGGAGGTACGTGCCCAAGCTGCGGCTAAGCGGTTAAAGGTCATCGATGCGACGTGCCCACTGGTCACCAAGGTCCACAACGAGGCGAGCAAATTCGCCAGGGAAGGCCACTCCATCATCCTTGTCGGCCATAAAGGGCACGATGAGGTGATCGGGACAACGGGCGAGGCGCCGGACGCCATCACCGTGATCGGGTCGGCGGAGCAGTTGGAGGAACTGAATGTTCCAGATCCCACCAAGGTAGCAGTTATTACGCAGACCACGCTCAGCCTGGATGACACCACAGGGATCATCGAAGCCCTTAAACGGAAGTTCCCGGCATTAGCCTTTCCGTCTAAGGAAGATATCTGCTACGCGACTCAGAATCGGCAGACCGCACTGAAAGAGTTGGCCTCGCGCGTTGATCTGATTCTGGCCCTCGGCTCACAGAACAGCTCGAATTCCAAGCGATTGATCGAGGTCGCCAAAGGGGTGGGAGTCCGGGCCTACCTGATCGATGATGTCAGTGAGATCAATCCGGCATGGCTTGAGGACACGCGGATCATTGGGGTCACAGCGGGAGCTTCGGCCCCCGAGCACCTGGTCCAGGGCGTCGTCAACTATTTCAGAGAGTTGGGCGTGACCGACATCGAGGAGATCGAATCGATCAAAGAGGAGGTGAACTTCGGCCTGCCTCAGGAACTTCTTCGAGAGCGCCCCAGCCTGGAGATCGAGCCCTCCTCGTATACAAACCAGGCGACACGCGCCGCATAGTCTGTAGATCGCCCCTGATGGAAAGACAGGCATGCGACAGATTGTGATTATCACCCTTGCATACGGCATCACGCCGATCTTCATGGCATTGACAATCCTGTTGGCCTGGTGGCTGGCGAAGCGAAACGATGCAGACGAAACAGGAGAATGATCATACACCGTTCTCGATTGCTCCGGCGAATCGCATCGGTGCTTTTTCCGGCGCTGGCCTGGGCGTTGCAGGGGTGCCCCATGATCCTCGTGGGCGTAGGTGCGACCAGCGGCGTTGCCGGCACTACCTATGCTAAGGCTGAATTCGAACAGGTCCACACCGCTCCTTACAACACAGCGTGGGACGCGGCCCTTCATGCCTTACGGACGATGCATATCACCATCTCAGAAACGCAGAAGGACCGGATCAGCGCCAGGGCAAGCGGGGCCGACTTGGACGGCACGTCCGTGACGGTCACCGTCTTACCGATTACGAGAGACACGACCTCGGTGCGGGTTCGTGTCGGCACCTTCGGTGATCGCTCCGCCTCTGAACGGATCCAGGGCGAGATTGCCGTGGTTCTCAAGGGCGCATCATAAGTTCGCCGAAACGGGCATCATGCGCGACCGACTCTACCGACAATTTCTGACGTTGTTGCTCTTCCTGGGCATGGCGGGCTGCGCAGGCTTTCCCGACGACGGTCGAGCGATCAAATCCTACCCGCGCCCCGCCAAAGACACTCTCGTAGCTGTGAACCAGGCGCTTCGAGACCTGAACTTCTTTCCGACTGATCTGGTCCCGAGCCATTCAAATTCGCGCCTTACGTACTTCTCTACTGCATACCGGGAACAGAGCATGGGAGAGATCGTGTACGTCGCTGTCCGGGACATGGGGGCCGAACGATCACAGGTGGAAATCCTGACCAGAGGCGATTTATCGGGTATTTGGACCTGGTCCACATGGTGGCCGCCTCTCATCCTGGAACAGACCGACCGCCGGCTTCTGGCCACCCCAAGGCCGCAGTCAGCCCCGATACCGCCGCCGCCTGGCCGCTTGTCTTTTTAATTGATTGCACCGGGTTCCCGGTCCTGCATTCCAACCGATAGATGCCGGATAAGGACAGTCGCTTCGTCTATGGGAATGAAGCAGTCGCTCACACTCTTTGCCTTCTGCGCATATCTATTGTTCACCTGTCCGGCTGTCACCTGGGGCGCTGACTATAAAGCGCCGCTTCCCTACGCCGTCATGTACGATCGGCTTGCGATCGGCATGACCCGGCAGCAAGCGTATGAGATTACCCGCGCTGCAGAGTTACAACGGGAACCGGCAGACCTCGAGACCACCGACCTCTTGCGATCAGAGCTGGTGAACCGGCGTTGCCAGGCTCAGATCCTTCGCTTGCATTGGTATAAGGGAGCGCTCCACTGGGTGGAGTACATCCAACTCGATTCGGCCGGGATCACCTACCAGGAGCGCGGCGATCCTGATCCAATCGGCGAGAGATTGGTGAGGCGACTGACCGATATTGCGCACCTCTACGCCTCCCACTGGGAAGAGCTGGCGGCGTCTATTGCTCACGAAGGATCTCCGGCCCTGCAGACCAAGGTCGAGCAGATGGCAGATAATCTCAAACGGCGGTTAGAAGAGCTTCGCGCCGAGAGGTAATGATGAAAACGATCTCAACGGTTGTACGTTTCTTCTCCGAGTGCTCCATCGCCTATCTGATTGCGGGTATTGCGCTCACCGTTCCGTCGGCAGCATCCGGTCAAGAGCCTTCAAAGATCGGCGTATTGGACTTCCGGGAGGTAGCCCTTGGATCCAAGGCCGGCAAAGCCGCCAAGGCGCGATTAGACAAACTCGCTGAGAAACTGAAGAAAGAAATGAAGACCGAGCAGACAAAGCTGCTCGCGCGCCGGAAGGATCTTGAGGCGGCCGCGCCTCGGCTCACGTCTGCAGAACAGCAGGCCCGTACCGCCGCGCTGGAGCAAGGCGAAGCAGTCTTGCAACGGCTCCTCGAAGATAAGACTGAGGAATTGAAGGATGCGGAGACGAAGAGTATCCAGGAACTTGCCGACCGGATCGATCCTATTTTATCAGCCTACATCACCGAAAAAGGGTTTTCCCTCATCCTGGAGGCGCGCCGCCCGGGTCTCTTATACTTTGACAAACATCTCGATATCAGCGCCGAGATTATCAAACGGTTCAATCGGACCTCGAAGTAAGGGCTCCTCGCCGTAACCACCGCAAGCGTCCCTGGAAGCGGGAATGGTTTCCTTAATAGGGCGCACGAGCCGTAGGTCGGGTTAGCGCAGCGTAACCCGACAGCTCGGCTGACCGTTGATGGCTTCACTCATGAGATGTGCGTGTGCTGTGGAGTGGCACCTCACGTGAGCTATTGCCAAAAACAGCCGCCGTTAGTTAAACGTGAATCCAGAGGGTAAGCTATGAGCGCCGTCTCTCCTCTTCGCATCACGCGTTTTGTACGGCTCCCGCGGCACGCCGCCGAGGTCTGGCAGGGTGGCCTCGTACGTCTGCCGGTCTGGCTGGAGCATGGCCCGGATGGCGGGCCGTATCGGCCATGGGCTGCAATCTGGGTCAGTCTGCGCACCGGATCTCTGCACATGAAAATGCAGCCGGAATCCGGGGGACACGACCCCGACCTCGCGCTGGAGACACTGCTGGAGTTTGGACTCAACAAGAAACTCGCCGGATGTCGTCCTGCGTGCCTTGACGTCGCCGACGCGGACGTCGGCGCCTATCTCGTGCGCGCCTTAGGCGATGAGCAGCTCACCTTTACGGTGTCCAACGACCTTCGGGCTATCAAGCAAGTACTGGCCCACTACGGGGAGGCCATCGGCGGCGAGCCGCTGCCGCCGGATGCGCTGGATGCGCCGGGCGTGACGATCGAGCGGATGCGGACCTTTGGGGACGCAGCCAAGCGTTTCTACCTGGCGGCGCCGTGGCGCCACCTCACCGATGAGGATCTGATCCATGTCGAGGCCCCATCGGCGGAGCGAGGTCTTCAGCACTTCACGGTACTGGGCACCGCTGGACAGGTCTTTGGCGTGGGGTTCTTCGAGTCACCGGATGATTTCGAAGCTATCCAGGCCGATCCAGATCCGGAAACCTTCGTGCAGGCTCGATCCCGGTGGGCGGTGTGGTTCGGTCCGATCCAGGCGATGTCATGCGGAGACGCGGATCTCTGGGAAGATCATGGGCTCGCAGTGGCTTCAGACCACGCATATCCCGTCGCGCTGAGGATTGGCGGTCCGAATGTGACGATCACCCGCCCTGACGCCGGAGTTCTCGCCTACCTGGAGGGACTGCTGCTTGCCTTGGCGGAGACGACCGAGGAGGAGATTGATCAGGGACGCTGGAGCCGACAGATTCACACAGCCGACGGGCTGAACACGTTCACGCTCTGCATCCCCGAGCTGCTTCAGCCGCTCGACCTGCCTGCCGACGGGCACGGTGCGCCTCGTCCGGCACAGGGCGGCCGCCTCCCCGACCGGCGGAGCATGGAACGGGTCATGATCGAGATGGAACGGTTCATGGTTCGATCCGATTTCGACAATCTGGAGCAAGCGAATCAGGCGATGCAGGAGCGGTTCATCGGTGGCACGTTCGATGAGATTCCTTCCACCGCCACTATGCCCCTGGAGCGTGCGCAGGATCTTGTTTATCGGGCATTCGAAGCGCGTGGCCGACGTCGAACACAACTGGCGCGCAAGGCCCTGGAGCTATCGACCGACTGCGCCGACGCATACGTAATACTGGCGGAGCAGGCCGCAGACCCCAAAACCGCTCATGGCCTGTACGCGCAGGCAGTCTCCGCCGGAGAGCGTGCGCTGGGGCCGTTGACCTTCGAGGAACAGGCGGGGCATTTCTGGGGGATCGTCCAGACCAGACCCTACATGCGAGCCCGTTTCGGGTTGGCCCGGTGCTTGGAGGAGCTAGGCCAGGTTGACGACGCAATCGGCCACTACCAGGCGCTCCTCCGCCTCAACCCGACCGATAATCAGGGCGTCCGGGATATCCTCCTCCCTGTCCTGCTTACCGCGAGTCGAGACGGCGAGGCTAAAGCGTTGCTCGAGCAATTCGACGGTGACATCAGCGCGACCTGGCAATACGGGTTGGCGCTGTGGACGTTTCGTCGGGAAGGGGATAGCAAGCTTGCGCGAGACCAATTGCGAACGGCGGTCCGCGCAAACCGGCACGTTCCCGCGTATCTGATCAGTAAAGCGGAGTGGCCTGGCCCGCTGCCGGAATCGTACGCATTCGGAAGCCGTGAGGAAGCCGTGCTCTGTGCTCACGACTTAGGCGACGCCTGGCGGGCAACCCCAGGCGCCGAGGCGTGGCTGACGGCATCCACACCTAAGGCGAAATCCTCGACGCGTCGCCGAAAAGCGGTAAGGCGTTAGAGAGCAGCGCTAGTCGTCAATAGCCCTTTTTCCCAGGCGCGCCTGGTCCCTCCGCATTCAAGAATCAGTCCCACGACCCGCCGGCGATGGCCGGGACGATAGAGACCAGATCCCCCGCTTTCAGCGGCGTTGAGATGCCCTGCAGAAATCGAATGTCTTCCTCATTCACATAGATATTGATGAAACGGCGGACACTACCGCCCTCATCATAGATCCGCTCTCTCAGACCGGCGTACGACTGCTCCAGATTTTCGATCAGTTCATTAATGGAGTTACCCTGCCCCTCGACCTCCCCTTGACCGCTGGTCAGACCACGCAACGGGGTAGGGATACGCACCTTCACACTCATCGATTTCGCTCCTTTCGATAAATTCTGCGCCGACTCCATACTCGCCTTTCAATTTACACTTTTTGGCATCACGTCAATGTCATGAGACGCCATCGCCTCGTCAAACGATCGGAGGGTCGGCTTAATGTGCAACCGAACCTTTAATGACGAGGCGACCGCCTCCTGAGTCTTCAGCCCGTTGCCTGTGATACAGAGTACCAGGCTTTCGTCCCTGGGGATCCGTCCCTGCTCGATCAGCCGTTTGGCCGCCGCCACCGTGACCCCGCCTGCCGTCTCAGAAAAGATCCCTTCAGTGCTTGCCAACAGCTTCATCCCTTCCACGATCTCCTCGTCCGTGGCATGTTCCCCATGCCCGCCGCTCTCCTTGACAACCTTGTAAGCATAGTAGCCGTCCGCCGGGTTTCCGATGGCGAGCGACTTGGCGATTGTTTGGGGCTTAACCGGCTTGATGATCTCGCTGTTCGCCTTAATGGCGGTCACAATGGGACCACATCCTGCCGCCTGGGCCACGTGCATCCGCGTGGCGCAGCCGCCATTCAGGAGACCGAGGCGATCGAACTCCTTGAGCCCTTTCAAGATTTTCGTGACCAGCGAACCCCCCGCGGCCGGCACAACGATGTGCTGGGGCGCGCGCCAGCCAAGCTGCTCTGCAATCTCGTACCCGAAGGTCTTGGAGCCCTCAGCGTAGTAAGGCCGGATATTAATGTTTACAAATGCCCACCCGTATTTATCGGCGATCTCGCTGCAGAGGCGATTCACCTCATCGTAGTTGCCGTCCACAGCCACCAGCTTCGGATTGTAGATCAGGGTACCCAGCACCTTGCCCTGCTCCAGGTCGGCCGGCACAAAGACGAAGCTTCGAAGCCCCCCTTCGGCGGCGTGGGCCGCCACTGAGTTTGCCAGATTGCCGGTGGAGGCACAGGCCACCACCTGAAAGTCAAACTCTACAGCCTTGGTTACCGCTACCGCCACGACCCGATCCTTAAATGAAAAGGTGGGGTGACTCACGGTATCGTTCTTGACATAGACCTCTCGCATACCTAACGCGCGCGCCAGATTGTTTGTCCTCACGAGGGGCGTCATCCCGCAATGTTTCCCGACTACAGGCTCCCCTTCAATCGGCAGCAGCGCCTTATATCGCCAGATGCTTGGCGGTCCGGCCTCGATCGCTTTTCTGGTCAGTCTCCCTCGAAGCGCGTCGTAATCGTAATCGACCTCAAGAGGTCCGAAGCAGAACTCACAGACGTGCAACGGGTCAGCCGGGTAGGGTCGGCCGCACTCTCTGCACTTCAATCCCTTTACCTGCGTCATGTCAACATCTCTTTTCCGGAGTCGGCTCCACCCTGATCCCCAAACCAACCAGGTAGGCAATCCCCTTATTTAACGCGTCCTCCTCGCCGTCAAGCTCCAACATGACCTCGCCCGTCTGCTCCGTCACTCGCGCCCGACGGACATTGGGGATAAGCGTAAACTCCCGCGCAAGACGGTAGATCACCGGTTCCTTGATAAGTGCCTGCGGGTAGATGAGGGTAATCATCCGTTTTGCCATCACGTAATCCCCTTTTGAAAATGAAAAGCCCCTTCTCACCGTTACGAGAAGGGGCTGTCGAAATCGACGGCTTCCTTCTCATCTCTCATCCCGCCCTGTATCTGGGATGTAGGAGTTGGCACCACTGTTTGCCGGAATACACCGCAAACCGGTTGCCGTGGCTTCGCAGGGCCAGTCCCTCAGCCACTCTGGATGAAAAGGTGAAACGTGGCTATATAATCAAACCTGCTTTTCCCTGTCAAGCAAAAATCGAGCCTTTCAAGAGACGACATCCTGCTCGATCGGCGCGACCTGGACGCCATGATCCTCCAGCCACCTGATCCCATTCTCAAGCGACTGCAAGTCCCCCTCGAGCTCAGCCATAATCCACCCGATCCCCTCGGTGAAGTCGGCCTGACGAATACTAAAGACCAGGTCGAACGTCTCACTCAACTGCCACAGGATCGGCTCCTCGGCAAGCTTTCCGGTAAACGTCAAGTGTACGCGCTTCTTTGCCATCAGGTCTCTCGGAGATCGATCGTCGTCCGGACATCTCGGATTCAGATCTTGGGTCATCGTTATTCGATCGGATTTCGCTTGAGTCCTTCGTGTGCGGTGGAGTATAAAGGGTTTAGACACAATGCGCAAGATGTGTTTCTCTCAACCAGCGTGAACATGATGCCGACCGAGATACCGGCGTTGACTCCACATCAGATGAAAAGCGTCTTAGAGGCCGGCGCACTTTTAATCGATCTGCGTCCCTATGAGGAGTTCGCGTCAAGCCATATCCCGGGGAGTATTCACGTTGTCTTTAGTCGCAAGAGTCTCCCTGAGCGCATTGCGACTGCCATCCCGCCCGGCCCCCCAATCGTGCTCCTTTCCGGGGAGGCAGGTGTTGCGGAGGCCGCGACCGAGGCGTTGCAGAAGACTCTTCGCAATCCCCTGCTGGGAACCGTCGTGGGCGGCATCGAGACATGGGGTCGCGCCGGATTCCCGTCGGCCACACTGTCACAGGTGCCTGTCGCCGCGCTCCGGCAACGACTGAACGCTCCCCACGATGAGCTGATGCTGATCGACGTAAGAGAGCCGTTCGAGCGAACGTTGGGTTGCATCGACGGCTCTTGCTCCATCCCGCTTGGAGAGGTCTGGCGGCGCGCTACTGCGCTCGACCCGCACCGTGATATCATCCTGATCTGCGAAGAAGGCATACGCAGCAGTGCGGCGGCCAGCATCCTGCTGCATCACGGCTTTCCAAGAGTCGCGAATGTGCCGGGGGGTATGGGCAACTGGTTCAAGGCCGACTACCCTACCATCCGCCCGCCAATACCGCCGAAAAGCTGATTATCCACCCTGCATCCACTCCGCCAGGATCTCGGAGACCTCAGGCCGCGTGAACTCCTCCGGCAGCGGTTCGCCGCTCCGAAGGAGCTCGCGAACACGCGTACCGCTCAGCGTCACTCGCTCGGATGCGTCATGCGGGCAGGTCTTGGCCGAGGCCATACCATCGCAGCGGCGGCAGAAAAACGCCTCATCGAAAAAGAGCGGGGTAATGTCCAATTCGTCGCGTGACAGCCGCAAGAAAAGATCGCGGGCCGCGTATGGGTGATAGTAACCGCCTACTCCAGCAGGGTCCCTTCCGACGATGAAGTGGGTGCACCCGTAGTTCTTGCGGACCAGCGCGTGAAACACCGCCTCACGCGGTCCCGCATACCGCATGGCGCCTGGGAAGACGCTCAGCATGACGCGCTCCTTCGGGAAGTAGCGCTCCTCAAGGGCGCGATAGCACCGAAGGCGAATCTCTGACGGAACATCGTCGAGCTTTGTCCGACCGACCAGCGGGTGAATCAGCAGGCCGTCCATCAACTCCAACGCACATTTCTGGATGTACTCATGCGACCGATGGATCGGGTTGCGGGTCTGAAACCCGACAATGGTCTGCCATCCGCGCTCTTTGAACCGTCGCCGCGTCTCAGCCGGCACGCAGTAATAGTCGTCGAACCCCGGTAACGACGGGGGCCGAATCAGGCTGATCGGCCCGCCTATCAGAAGCTCGCCTCGCTGATACAGGTACTGCACACCAGGATGGCGCGTCTCTTCGGTCCCATACACCAGACATGCCTCTGTTTGCTTGTCGTAGGGAAACACCTCCTCCACTGAAAGCAGGCCAAGCAGGTCACCATCCGAATCCAGCAAGGCCGCCTCACCACCCTGCTTGAGCCTAACGGCCTCTTCCTTCGACGCCGCCAGGGTAATCGGCAGTGTCCACAGCAGGCCGCTCTTCAGGCGCATCTCATGGACTACCCCCTCATAGTCGGCCCGATTCATAAACCCTTCGAGTGGGCTGAATACGCCGGTGGCCAGACACTCCACATCGGAGATGGCCCTGGCGTTCAGAGAGATCGCGGGGAGATCTCGTGCCCTGTCTATTGCGTTGGTCCTGGCCTCCCCAGTCAGAACCCGCGAGACAAGTCGTCCCCCGTGGGGAAGAATCGGCGACAGCACCTCGTTCTCCGACAATTCAATCGATTCTTGCGTCATCTGCTCTCCCGTCGACATCGCGCCATGCGCCTTAGTGGCCTGTGCCATGAGCGCCCTGTTTACCATCAAGATGCAGCCCACACTCCTTGGTCTCAGGATTTTCCCACCACCATCGTCCCGCCCGCACATCTTCGCCCGGCGTGATCGCCCTCGTGCATGGCGCGCATCCGATGCTGGGAAATCCCTGGTCATGGAGGGCGTTGTAGGGTACATGGTGCTCGCGGATATACGCCCAGACCTGCGGCTCGGTCCATTCGACGAGCGGATTGATCTTAACGATTGAGCCATGGCTCGCATCAATCTCGACGGCGTCGATGCCGGTGCGGGTCGCGGCCTGCTCCCGTCGAAGCCCGGTGATCCACGCGTCGACACTTTTGAGAGCCCGACCGAGCGGCTCCACCTTTCGGACCCGGCAGCAGAACTTCCGTTCCTCGACACTCTGCCGGAAGGAATAAAATCCACGCTCCCGCTCCAACGCCTCTACGGCGTCCCGCCCGGGGAAGTAGCTTTCAATCGTGACCTTGTACTGTTCCCGAGCTCGCTCCATCACGTCGTACGTCTCCTCATGCAACCGACCGGTATCCAGGGTAAAGATCGTGGTCGCCGGCTCAAGTTTCGACAACATATCGATTAAAACCATATCCTCGGCCCCAAAACTGCTGGCAAGCGCCAGCTTGGGGGCGAATGTGTCGATCGCCCACC contains the following coding sequences:
- a CDS encoding 4-hydroxy-3-methylbut-2-enyl diphosphate reductase, whose product is MAVEKLILATPRGFCAGVDRAIDVVKIALDLYDEQVYVRKEIVHNRHVVDELRKKGVIFVDDLDEVPDGALVIYSAHGVSPEVRAQAAAKRLKVIDATCPLVTKVHNEASKFAREGHSIILVGHKGHDEVIGTTGEAPDAITVIGSAEQLEELNVPDPTKVAVITQTTLSLDDTTGIIEALKRKFPALAFPSKEDICYATQNRQTALKELASRVDLILALGSQNSSNSKRLIEVAKGVGVRAYLIDDVSEINPAWLEDTRIIGVTAGASAPEHLVQGVVNYFRELGVTDIEEIESIKEEVNFGLPQELLRERPSLEIEPSSYTNQATRAA
- a CDS encoding DUF3568 domain-containing protein, with the protein product MIIHRSRLLRRIASVLFPALAWALQGCPMILVGVGATSGVAGTTYAKAEFEQVHTAPYNTAWDAALHALRTMHITISETQKDRISARASGADLDGTSVTVTVLPITRDTTSVRVRVGTFGDRSASERIQGEIAVVLKGAS
- a CDS encoding OmpH family outer membrane protein, with translation MMKTISTVVRFFSECSIAYLIAGIALTVPSAASGQEPSKIGVLDFREVALGSKAGKAAKARLDKLAEKLKKEMKTEQTKLLARRKDLEAAAPRLTSAEQQARTAALEQGEAVLQRLLEDKTEELKDAETKSIQELADRIDPILSAYITEKGFSLILEARRPGLLYFDKHLDISAEIIKRFNRTSK
- a CDS encoding MoaD/ThiS family protein — encoded protein: MSVKVRIPTPLRGLTSGQGEVEGQGNSINELIENLEQSYAGLRERIYDEGGSVRRFINIYVNEEDIRFLQGISTPLKAGDLVSIVPAIAGGSWD
- the thrC gene encoding threonine synthase, encoding MTQVKGLKCRECGRPYPADPLHVCEFCFGPLEVDYDYDALRGRLTRKAIEAGPPSIWRYKALLPIEGEPVVGKHCGMTPLVRTNNLARALGMREVYVKNDTVSHPTFSFKDRVVAVAVTKAVEFDFQVVACASTGNLANSVAAHAAEGGLRSFVFVPADLEQGKVLGTLIYNPKLVAVDGNYDEVNRLCSEIADKYGWAFVNINIRPYYAEGSKTFGYEIAEQLGWRAPQHIVVPAAGGSLVTKILKGLKEFDRLGLLNGGCATRMHVAQAAGCGPIVTAIKANSEIIKPVKPQTIAKSLAIGNPADGYYAYKVVKESGGHGEHATDEEIVEGMKLLASTEGIFSETAGGVTVAAAKRLIEQGRIPRDESLVLCITGNGLKTQEAVASSLKVRLHIKPTLRSFDEAMASHDIDVMPKSVN
- a CDS encoding NIL domain-containing protein, whose protein sequence is MAKRMITLIYPQALIKEPVIYRLAREFTLIPNVRRARVTEQTGEVMLELDGEEDALNKGIAYLVGLGIRVEPTPEKRC
- a CDS encoding NIL domain-containing protein; the protein is MAKKRVHLTFTGKLAEEPILWQLSETFDLVFSIRQADFTEGIGWIMAELEGDLQSLENGIRWLEDHGVQVAPIEQDVVS
- a CDS encoding rhodanese-like domain-containing protein translates to MKSVLEAGALLIDLRPYEEFASSHIPGSIHVVFSRKSLPERIATAIPPGPPIVLLSGEAGVAEAATEALQKTLRNPLLGTVVGGIETWGRAGFPSATLSQVPVAALRQRLNAPHDELMLIDVREPFERTLGCIDGSCSIPLGEVWRRATALDPHRDIILICEEGIRSSAAASILLHHGFPRVANVPGGMGNWFKADYPTIRPPIPPKS
- the sat gene encoding sulfate adenylyltransferase — protein: MTQESIELSENEVLSPILPHGGRLVSRVLTGEARTNAIDRARDLPAISLNARAISDVECLATGVFSPLEGFMNRADYEGVVHEMRLKSGLLWTLPITLAASKEEAVRLKQGGEAALLDSDGDLLGLLSVEEVFPYDKQTEACLVYGTEETRHPGVQYLYQRGELLIGGPISLIRPPSLPGFDDYYCVPAETRRRFKERGWQTIVGFQTRNPIHRSHEYIQKCALELMDGLLIHPLVGRTKLDDVPSEIRLRCYRALEERYFPKERVMLSVFPGAMRYAGPREAVFHALVRKNYGCTHFIVGRDPAGVGGYYHPYAARDLFLRLSRDELDITPLFFDEAFFCRRCDGMASAKTCPHDASERVTLSGTRVRELLRSGEPLPEEFTRPEVSEILAEWMQGG
- a CDS encoding phosphoadenylyl-sulfate reductase, which produces MERQSGIQSIDGGSRVLSAESIVELNERFRTAGPEVVLRWAIDTFAPKLALASSFGAEDMVLIDMLSKLEPATTIFTLDTGRLHEETYDVMERAREQYKVTIESYFPGRDAVEALERERGFYSFRQSVEERKFCCRVRKVEPLGRALKSVDAWITGLRREQAATRTGIDAVEIDASHGSIVKINPLVEWTEPQVWAYIREHHVPYNALHDQGFPSIGCAPCTRAITPGEDVRAGRWWWENPETKECGLHLDGKQGAHGTGH